ATTACTGTGATAACAGCTTTATTTGAAAAGCATTTTTCATACTGGTCACATCACTAAGCACTTTGAATGATTTCCAAGGGCGATTTACGCCCTGAAATGTATAACCATTAGATTGTATTAGCTCATTACATATTCAGTCATGTTAAACATTCCCTTAGTGTCTACTAACTCCCAGAATCTAAAGTTGCCTCACAAGCATATATTCTAGGCTGGGTTCTACAATTCATCTTGGAAAAGATTTTTTAAAGCACTTTCTGTTTTGCTGACACAATGAAGGGTCAAGACATGAGTCAGTGATTTTCACTTTCATATATTTTCACTCACTTTTTGATCCGACAGTTAATTGTACAGAAGATCCCAACTCTAGTTTAATCAGTTACCCAGTAGTGTATCATTCAGCCTGCTGGCAAAGGTTGCTTACCAAACAGCACCCACCCTATTCCGTGCACtactttggcaccctattccctattccgtgcactactttggcaccctattccctatttagtgcactacttttgaccagagccctggtcaacagtagtgcgctatttagggaatagggtacaatttgggaTGCACCCAAAGACTGTGATCTCTGGAGCAGAACTATTGATGACAGTGAGAATGTTGTATTAGATGTTTGATGATGTAGCACTACCTGACCCAATGGGAGATGAAATAATATCCTCACTGAACTATTACATTGTCTTTTCATCATCTCTCCTgacacagaagcacacacacacacacacacacggaaacaattgaacacacacactatacactaaccTGTTGGTGTTGCAGAGGCTGACCGTGATGAGGGGGTAACAGATAGTTCAGGGGTCACCAGTCCGTTctgtagtagtagaggtggaggaggagaagtgggACTCTGTACCTCCCTACTGGCTggcctcccccctcctcctcctcctcccccgtaCAGACTGCTCCTCTGCCTCCGcaactccttctctctctccctggcttccCGGATATCCTGCTCCACCTTGTCCTGAGACACCGATGAGGAGCGCAGCTTGAAGAAGGGGTTCTCCTTTggaacctcctcttcctcctcctcctcctcctgatccatcctccctccatcctcatccCTCCAAAaaacccttctctcttctccgCTGAGTGCACTGGTTGAGGAGTATATAGAAGCGGAGTCGACCACGGTGAGGCCCTGTGTCTCGGTGAGCGTGCCCGTACTGTGGGAGTGCCTGAGGGGCTTGGAGATGTGGTGGACGTGGGCCGGAGCGGGGAGAACCAGGTGGTGGTGGTTATCCAGGATGATGATCGGGCCAGGGGCCCCATAAGGGGTGTAGGTGATGCCTTTAGGTGTTCCGGAGGGGctctggttctgggtctgggaCATCAGCTCCAGGCTACTACGTCTTCTCTCCCCGAACGAGCCTCCGACAAAGGACACAGATGAAGCGTCGTTCCCCTGGATCTCCAGGGTGGAGAGGTCACTCGCCGAAGCCCAGGAGGGTGCCTTGCTCTGGGACAGTATCATCGAGGATGTCTCCTTGGGCTCCTGGAAAGCTTCGAATAACTTCTTTCTTTCCTTGAGCTGGCGTACTGTCCCCTTGTCATAGGAACCTCTAACTTTCCCTAGTCGAACCAGGACCTGTTCCCTCTGGGTCTCTACACTGATCTCCTTCTGCATCTTCTTCCCCGCAAACAGACGGTCCTTCCCCCCCTGGCTCTTGTCCAACTTGGAAGGCAGGGTCTCAGTCAAGACTGACTTCCTTAGGGGGATGTCCACATATTCCTGGGTGGGCGGATTGTTGTGGAGGCCCCTGGATCTCCTGAGGGACTGCTCACGCTGCACTGCCCGACGGATCTCCCTCTCGATGGGGGTCTCGTCAGCCGGAGGCGAGgtgagggtgggggtggaggtggtggttTGGAGCTCCACAGTACTACCAGGGGAGAAGTCGGCAGATACGCCGCTGTCACTCTGGCTGTCATCGAACAAGTCCCCTCCCAACTTCATCTTGGAAGCTTTGCTGTGACTGTCTCTCGACATCAACAACCCAGGGTTTGTCCTCTTTTCTTCGCTCCGTTTCTCTTTTTTCTTCCTGTCTGCCTCGCCCGCTGCGCCAAGTCCACtcgctctctgccctctctctccacctgtttgcctgttgtctccctccctctttcccacctttctctctccacccgCCTGCTCTTTCACTACAACACAGCCAGAGCCAAGGAGATCTGCCTTGACCTGATTAGCTGGCTCCTTGGCGACTGTCGCCAGGGGCGGAGCCAGAGTTGCTCCCTTGAACACCTGTTGTGCTGCCACTTCCTGGTTTCTATGATGCGTCAGGGCAGCAGTGACATTTCGTAACAACTGCTCCCCCTGCTGTTTGTCTGGTGTAACTACACCCGGGGGCTGAGCCAGGTCTACTAGGTGGCTACAAGAGGAGGATCTAGAGGAGGTGGATTGCTCAGGCTGAGGGAGTTTGCCTCTGGTACTGTCCAGCCTAACCCATTGCCTCCGGGCTGAGCTGATGTCTAAAGGCTTGGAGTCAACACTctggttctcctctccatcaccggCAAGAGCTGATTCAGGATTTTCTGGGGACTCAGAGAATATGTCATCAGAACTCTCTCTTTTTAGTGGAGAGTGGGTGGTAGTGCTAGTTTCAGCAGCCTTCATAGTATCATGGTTGTTATTGTCTGACATTGTCTTCTCTCTGTCACTACTGATTGGGCACTCACTAACCTCTTGCTTGTCAGCTACCTGCACTGATGGGGTGTTACTGCTAGGTTCAACAGGACCCCCTTCTACAGAAGCCTTCTCAGTAGCACACACCGTCTCTGACAGCCCCTGCTCAAATTCACTCCTAGCTGGACGCTCTGTATTCAACTGCAACCGCACAGCGCCATTTTCCATCATCTCAACAGACTGAAACTCCTCTACTTTGTCTTCCTCCACAACGTCATCAAGGTGAGATCTAGAAGGCCACTCCTGGCTACCCTGGCTGTCAGATGACGACATTTCCTCCTCTACAGGGTTAGagatcacctccaccttaccatCACTGATACAGTCAATggtctcctcttcttcttcttcctcctccaatGGATATGGCTGGGTCTCTGGAGCACCCTCTGCAGGTGAGGCTTGGCCAGTGCAGGCAAGCGGCGACCGAAAAGCAACGGCATCTTCCTCCTTCTCACAGTGATTGTCATCTATCATTTTAAGGTCATGTTCCAATTCATTATCACCCACCTGGATTCTACTACTAGGCACCTGATTTACCCCAGAAAGTGCTTCCTGCTCCATTTTAGGAACCACTTCTGCCATTTTGTTTGTTGAGTCTATAAGGTTCTCACTTGAGGGAGACACTTGGGGTCTAGGATTTGGAGCATCTGGAGATTCCGACCCCAGGTCTTCTGACTTTGCCCTGGGTGCCTGTTTGACCAacgggtgaggaggaggggtagtGTCCTGGGCCAGAGTGGGGTCCATTTcgccctcctccatcccccaaACCTCGCTGGCCCACTCGTCCAATGAGTCGGCTGAGCTCTGTCGGTTGGCCACCGGCTCCATTGTTGCCATGATGAGATGGGTAGACTGCCAATTGGCTGGCTCTGTTGACTTGAAACAACAGTCTGGACTAGAACAGTTTATAACAGTCAGTCTTCAGCAGGTCGGTCTgggagaaagaggacagagaggaaatGGAACGATTAGCGGAGCTGAACAAAAAACAAACCTGGCGTGGAAACCCATTTTCAGACCAATTTTCAGATCCATTTTCTGTCCTCTAGGCTACAAACGCATAAAGTCAAATAGTGTTGTATTATGTCATTCATACTGTATTCCCATACTCCTTACTGTTTGACACACCATTCACTCTGTGTTTTTAAGCTAAATGGTTTATACACCTGTTATAATGCCAAccagttgttgttgttaatgcATTGCAGAATGGTTATGGTATTGTATTGCATTGTGTTAGTCTTTGGCAATGAGGTAAAAAATTACTAATACACACACGATTCTCCTCCTCTGCAGTAGCCTGACGACTCAAACTGAATTCTTCCGCTGTTCTGTAGTTCGCTACGTACTTCAGTGAGGAGAAGGAACGTTCATGGGCGTGGCGCTCGGTTGGAGCAATATGgttgggtagccaggcaacctCTGCAGTGCAACTTGGAAAGTTTTCTGCTGAGTGGGTCAATCTTTAATGTGCTTAACCACCTCAGAGCCAGAGGCTCAgcaatgctctctctcacacacatgcatgcgaGTGTTGTACACCGGCTGAGTGAGCAGAACAATGGGTCTGTACTTTGTCCTCATTATTGCCatggcacctctctctctctctccctttcaaacAACTTGAATAGGTTCATTTACACTCCAAAACAGTCTCACTTTCCAATTTATCACTTAATCCCAAAAACATTATAGTATATTTTTCTCCCCATCCTTACTGTAATCAACACTTTCTCTCTAGCATCTCATttatcccccttctctctctcacagtcacacTTTCTCTCTAGCATCTCATttatcccctttctctctctgtcacactttCTCTCTAGCATCTCATttatcccctttctctctcagtcACACTTTCTCTCTAGCATCTCATttatcccctttctctctcagtcACACTTTCTCTCTAGACATCTCATgtatcccccttctctctcacagTCACACTTTCTCTCTAGCATCTCATTTACCCCCCTTCTCTCCCACAGTCACACtttctctctagctgtctctagcctcccccttctctctcttcctggttaCTCAGGTCCCCAGTTTCTAACaccagacagaaaaaaaagatTCCGCATCCATCCTCCCTGCTAAACCATTCACAGTGTGATTCACAGTACTGTGGGTtttaacacacacagacgcacacacgcacacacacacacacacacacacagtgccctgGGTTTTGGCACGCGCTGTAAGGAATCATTAGCAGAGGCATGtgggacagaacagagaggactGGGGGTGAACCAATGGGATGAACAGTAGATCTGGGACAGTACGACAGTGTGCAGCGGTCCTGGCCTGGCATACTGCACGTTACATTCAGAAAACAATGCCATGTCCTGACCTGGAGGTGATTACATTCATATAACAATGCCCTGTTAGAGCGGACAAGCCTGGACACCTTCACTATGAATGGAGGAACAGGTGATAGGACATGGGGTGATGGGTTTATAACTGGCCATAGGGGCCTGCAGGCTATTCATTGGTTCACCTCCTGCCCTGCAGGCTATTCATTGGTTCACCTCCTGCCCTGCAGGCTATTCATTGGTTCACCTCCTGCCCTGCAGGCTATTCATTGGTTCACCCCCTGCCCTGCAGGCTATTCATTGGTTCACCCCCTGCCCTGCAGGCTATTCATTGGTTCACCTCCTGCCCTGCAGGCTATTCATTGGTGGGAAAATGTTGTGGATAGAGCTAGAATATCAAGATTGGACATGCACCTTTTTACAGATAAATGATATTGTGACAGACAAGGCTGTCCCCTCTAACCATTACATTTCTATCTTCAAAGTAGATCATACTTTTTACAACATATAAGAATATTGGAAACGTGCCAGTCAACCACAAAGGTAGTGTACATTGGGACGCAGCCTGACTTGGATTCCAACAGTGAATACATTTCAAATGGATATGTAAATGAGTGTTCCTCCACTTGGGAAAATAACAGGTCCTTGGGCTATgaaagagggacacacacacacatgaaaatgATGTTTCGCCACAGTAGGGAGGAGTAAACATTTAACTATTGTGAGAAAGAAAGCTCCTTAAATCCCTatttaggaacacacacacagacagacggtcttgtttaactaaccttgtggggacacacaattgattcccattcaaaatcctattttccctaaacccTGACTCGAACtttaaccccaaaacctaacctgAACACTAATTCTTGCCTTAACCCTAAACGGCTAGAATTAGCCTTTTTTTCTTGTGGGGACTGACAAAATGttcccagttggtcagatgtttttttgtttaCTATTCGTttgaggcagctctagcagggcagaaatttgacaaactcacttgttggaaaggtggaatcctatgacggtgccatctttaacatcactgagctcttcagtaaggccattctactcccaatgtttgtctatggagattgcatggcggtgtgctcgattttacacaactgtcagcaacgggtgtgtctGAACTAGCCGAATTCACTAATtcaaaggggtgtccacatacttttgcatatatagtgtattttaCAGGGAGCACAAAGTTAACCACCAATGGGACTGTCCCATGATATTCCCATGAGCCGTGAGGTAACAG
This sequence is a window from Oncorhynchus kisutch isolate 150728-3 linkage group LG1, Okis_V2, whole genome shotgun sequence. Protein-coding genes within it:
- the LOC116375305 gene encoding uncharacterized protein LOC116375305, encoding MATMEPVANRQSSADSLDEWASEVWGMEEGEMDPTLAQDTTPPPHPLVKQAPRAKSEDLGSESPDAPNPRPQVSPSSENLIDSTNKMAEVVPKMEQEALSGVNQVPSSRIQVGDNELEHDLKMIDDNHCEKEEDAVAFRSPLACTGQASPAEGAPETQPYPLEEEEEEEETIDCISDGKVEVISNPVEEEMSSSDSQGSQEWPSRSHLDDVVEEDKVEEFQSVEMMENGAVRLQLNTERPARSEFEQGLSETVCATEKASVEGGPVEPSSNTPSVQVADKQEVSECPISSDREKTMSDNNNHDTMKAAETSTTTHSPLKRESSDDIFSESPENPESALAGDGEENQSVDSKPLDISSARRQWVRLDSTRGKLPQPEQSTSSRSSSCSHLVDLAQPPGVVTPDKQQGEQLLRNVTAALTHHRNQEVAAQQVFKGATLAPPLATVAKEPANQVKADLLGSGCVVVKEQAGGERKVGKREGDNRQTGGERGQRASGLGAAGEADRKKKEKRSEEKRTNPGLLMSRDSHSKASKMKLGGDLFDDSQSDSGVSADFSPGSTVELQTTTSTPTLTSPPADETPIEREIRRAVQREQSLRRSRGLHNNPPTQEYVDIPLRKSVLTETLPSKLDKSQGGKDRLFAGKKMQKEISVETQREQVLVRLGKVRGSYDKGTVRQLKERKKLFEAFQEPKETSSMILSQSKAPSWASASDLSTLEIQGNDASSVSFVGGSFGERRRSSLELMSQTQNQSPSGTPKGITYTPYGAPGPIIILDNHHHLVLPAPAHVHHISKPLRHSHSTGTLTETQGLTVVDSASIYSSTSALSGEERRVFWRDEDGGRMDQEEEEEEEEVPKENPFFKLRSSSVSQDKVEQDIREAREREKELRRQRSSLYGGGGGGGGRPASREVQSPTSPPPPLLLQNGLVTPELSVTPSSRSASATPTARQSLGKLGMWPPPQTDEYPDSQSEGLQSPRTPRQKTPLLQRWESGQVMNGHGGEEED